The following proteins are co-located in the Conyzicola lurida genome:
- a CDS encoding glutathione-independent formaldehyde dehydrogenase: protein MKAVVYDGPRQVSVKDVPDAKIERPTDVLVRITATNICGSDLHMYEGRTDFETGRTFGHENLGEVIEVGDGVDKVKVGERVVLPFNVSCGFCKNCERGFTNYCLTTQPDPHFAGAAYGFADMGPWQGGQAELLRVPYGDHNCLRLGEDSVDKENDYVMIADIFPTGYHATELAGVVPGDSVVIYGSGPVGLMAALSATIKGASKVMVVDRHPDRLRLAEQIGAIAIDDSKVDPVQFVLEETMGLGADRGCECVGYQAHDPEGTEHPNMTLNNLVKSVRFTGGIGSVGVYVPQDPGGADKLAKQGEIAFDYGLHWFKGQTLGSGQCPVKKYNRRLRDLVAAGKATPSWIVSHNLPLEEAPEAYLNFDERNDGWTKVVLNPTRATA from the coding sequence ATGAAGGCAGTGGTGTATGACGGACCGCGGCAGGTCAGTGTGAAAGACGTGCCGGACGCGAAGATCGAACGACCCACGGACGTGCTGGTGCGCATCACCGCCACCAACATCTGCGGCTCGGACCTGCACATGTATGAGGGACGCACCGACTTTGAGACCGGTCGCACGTTCGGGCACGAGAACTTGGGCGAAGTCATCGAGGTCGGCGACGGCGTGGACAAGGTCAAAGTCGGTGAGCGGGTAGTGCTGCCGTTCAATGTTTCGTGCGGATTCTGCAAGAACTGTGAGCGAGGGTTCACGAACTACTGCCTGACCACGCAACCGGATCCGCACTTTGCTGGCGCCGCGTACGGGTTCGCCGACATGGGTCCGTGGCAGGGCGGGCAGGCGGAATTGTTGCGTGTGCCGTACGGCGATCACAACTGTCTGCGGCTCGGTGAGGACTCGGTCGACAAGGAAAACGACTACGTGATGATCGCGGACATTTTCCCTACCGGCTACCACGCCACCGAGCTGGCAGGCGTTGTCCCGGGCGACTCCGTGGTGATCTACGGCTCTGGTCCGGTCGGGTTGATGGCGGCGCTGTCGGCGACGATCAAGGGCGCTTCAAAGGTGATGGTCGTTGACCGCCACCCGGATCGGTTGCGGCTCGCTGAGCAGATCGGCGCTATCGCGATCGACGATTCCAAGGTCGACCCTGTCCAGTTCGTTCTCGAGGAGACGATGGGTCTGGGCGCCGACCGCGGTTGTGAGTGTGTCGGCTACCAAGCTCACGACCCGGAAGGCACCGAGCATCCGAACATGACGCTGAACAACCTGGTGAAGTCGGTGCGGTTCACGGGCGGCATCGGTTCGGTCGGGGTGTACGTCCCGCAGGACCCGGGCGGCGCGGACAAGTTGGCCAAGCAGGGCGAGATTGCCTTCGACTACGGTCTGCACTGGTTCAAGGGCCAGACGCTCGGCAGCGGGCAGTGCCCGGTGAAGAAGTACAACCGGCGGTTGCGGGATTTGGTCGCGGCGGGCAAGGCCACGCCGTCGTGGATCGTGTCCCACAATCTGCCGCTCGAGGAAGCGCCCGAGGCCTACCTGAATTTCGATGAGCGCAACGACGGTTGGACCAAGGTCGTGCTCAACCCGACTCGGGCCACCGCCTGA
- a CDS encoding putative quinol monooxygenase, with protein sequence MLTKALLVRLEALPGKEIELSDFLKNARAIVMEEPGTVAWFAIQFGPSTFGVYDVFPDDEARDAHLAGGVGQALGPNTGVLFSEPQIEKIDILAEKVPG encoded by the coding sequence ATGTTGACCAAAGCCCTCTTGGTGCGTCTCGAGGCCCTGCCGGGCAAGGAGATAGAGCTGTCCGACTTCCTCAAGAATGCACGTGCGATCGTGATGGAGGAGCCGGGCACCGTCGCCTGGTTCGCCATCCAGTTCGGCCCGTCGACCTTCGGCGTGTACGACGTCTTCCCCGATGACGAAGCGCGCGATGCCCACCTCGCCGGGGGTGTCGGCCAAGCACTCGGGCCGAACACCGGAGTCCTGTTCTCCGAACCGCAGATCGAGAAGATCGACATTCTCGCCGAGAAGGTCCCGGGCTAG
- a CDS encoding ABC transporter permease, whose translation MSTVAPATRPSLLSRALSKLDWRSNIIYIAFVVVFILFAIMLGNDGFLSTNNMLNIVRQTATISIMAVAMTFVIAAAEIDLSVGSIAGLASVVTAMATMEFGLVPGILAGLLAGAVIGAINGGLVALLKIPSFLVTLGMLGLAAGLAQWITASAPQPITDRLYVMIFGGGDFGPVPGLLVWTVVAVVLGWVVMNRTAFGRKVLATGGNPTAAAYTGINTARTKFTVLLMSGVAAAVAGMLYAGRLESGRFQWGQGDELTVIAAVILGGTSLFGGRGAIIGTLFGSLFMGLINNGLILAGLDVAQQQVVRGAIIIAAVALSRKK comes from the coding sequence ATGAGCACCGTCGCACCAGCCACCCGGCCTTCCCTGTTGTCCCGCGCCCTCAGCAAGCTCGACTGGCGCAGCAACATCATCTACATCGCGTTCGTCGTGGTGTTCATCCTCTTCGCCATCATGCTAGGCAACGACGGGTTCCTGTCCACGAACAACATGCTGAACATCGTCCGGCAAACGGCGACGATCTCGATCATGGCCGTGGCAATGACCTTCGTCATTGCAGCCGCCGAGATCGACCTGAGTGTCGGGTCGATCGCGGGCCTGGCGTCGGTGGTGACCGCAATGGCCACAATGGAGTTCGGCCTCGTTCCCGGAATCCTGGCGGGCCTTCTCGCCGGTGCCGTCATCGGGGCCATCAACGGAGGGCTCGTCGCGCTCCTGAAGATCCCCTCGTTCCTGGTGACGCTCGGAATGCTAGGCCTTGCGGCTGGCCTTGCCCAGTGGATCACCGCGTCGGCGCCGCAGCCGATCACCGACCGCCTCTATGTGATGATCTTCGGCGGCGGCGACTTCGGCCCAGTACCCGGTCTGCTCGTGTGGACGGTGGTGGCTGTTGTATTGGGCTGGGTCGTGATGAATCGGACCGCATTTGGGCGCAAGGTGCTCGCCACCGGCGGCAACCCCACCGCGGCCGCGTACACGGGGATCAACACTGCACGAACCAAATTCACCGTGTTGCTCATGTCAGGAGTGGCCGCGGCCGTCGCGGGGATGCTATACGCGGGCCGGCTGGAATCAGGACGGTTCCAATGGGGGCAGGGTGACGAACTGACCGTCATCGCTGCAGTGATCCTGGGTGGAACGAGCCTGTTCGGCGGTCGCGGGGCAATCATCGGCACCCTGTTCGGGTCACTCTTCATGGGACTCATCAACAACGGCCTCATCCTCGCCGGACTTGACGTTGCGCAGCAGCAAGTCGTGCGTGGGGCAATCATCATCGCTGCGGTCGCACTGTCGAGGAAGAAGTGA
- a CDS encoding helix-turn-helix transcriptional regulator, whose amino-acid sequence MHRPADAGPISVEVSHIAATRDSPAEHATALLEPLHQLLPFDGAWLALRDEDTRGHHSLVSTGWDNRTAAYLDGPVVVDEIEQLGMTRSHTPLRVADLSTPISEMRSWAECLSPAGFREGLGMCLFAADGRLLGFLGLLTGSPTVPAPADRDLLAALGPALGRAIDPLRSATAAAQLVHAATAGVILTLSPDVLALPGLPDHAALRAGSPVLVAARETLDGPQSSFLAPAPTEPGGYLRVTVLEVPDNVPHHLTAIVVLSPSHDLQGLTHREFEVLGLLIAGYHNTEAAQRLNVTPRTIATHIEHILIKLDACSRALAAVRAQRRGLYIPPALLAHPGSA is encoded by the coding sequence ATGCACCGACCAGCAGACGCAGGACCGATCTCAGTCGAGGTCTCCCACATCGCCGCAACCCGGGATAGCCCGGCCGAACACGCTACAGCGCTGCTAGAGCCGCTCCATCAGCTGCTGCCGTTCGACGGGGCGTGGCTCGCGCTCCGCGACGAGGACACCCGCGGACACCACTCGCTGGTCAGCACCGGCTGGGACAACCGCACCGCCGCATACTTGGACGGGCCGGTAGTGGTCGACGAGATCGAACAACTAGGGATGACCCGGTCCCACACCCCGCTGCGGGTCGCGGACCTCTCGACACCGATCAGCGAAATGCGGTCGTGGGCCGAGTGCCTCTCACCCGCCGGCTTCCGCGAAGGCCTCGGCATGTGCCTGTTCGCCGCCGACGGCCGGCTCCTCGGCTTCCTCGGCCTGTTGACCGGCAGTCCCACCGTCCCAGCGCCCGCCGACCGAGACCTGCTCGCCGCCCTCGGGCCGGCGCTGGGCCGCGCCATCGACCCCCTCCGATCGGCCACCGCAGCCGCGCAGCTCGTCCACGCCGCCACGGCTGGCGTGATTCTCACCCTGTCACCAGATGTTCTGGCCCTGCCCGGGCTGCCCGACCACGCCGCGCTGCGTGCCGGCTCACCTGTACTGGTTGCCGCCCGCGAGACGCTCGACGGTCCGCAATCCTCGTTCCTGGCCCCCGCGCCAACAGAGCCCGGCGGCTACCTGCGCGTCACCGTCCTGGAGGTGCCCGACAACGTCCCACACCACCTCACCGCGATCGTCGTGCTGTCCCCGAGCCACGACCTGCAGGGATTGACCCACCGCGAGTTCGAAGTCCTCGGCCTGCTCATCGCCGGCTATCACAACACCGAAGCCGCCCAACGGCTCAACGTCACGCCACGCACCATCGCCACCCACATCGAACACATCCTCATCAAGCTGGACGCCTGCTCCCGAGCACTTGCCGCCGTCCGCGCCCAACGACGCGGGCTATACATCCCACCCGCACTCCTGGCGCACCCGGGCAGCGCATAG
- a CDS encoding sugar ABC transporter ATP-binding protein: MADTDGETPAVRMRAIVKNFGPVEVLKSVDMDIIAGEVHALAGENGAGKSTLMKVLQGVHPITSGTIAVNGEPVDIRSTADAERAGIGMVFQEFSLIPSMTVAQNIFLNREFRGVGGMVDDRAAERAAKDIFDGLGVTIDPRSRVEDLGTAYWQLVEIAKAIAKKASVLVMDEPTASLAKHEVENLFALIHTLKNRGIAVVYISHRMDEIRRIADRITVLRDGRVVLASAVAELSAAKIIEAIIGRRLASDLVYQDRGLDDEAPVLLEAKDIASNTILESVSLTIRAGEIVGLAGLMGSGRTEFARVVAGMDRPSRGHLAIDGVEVRFASPLSAQEAGVALIPEDRREQGLVLEHSVSDNLTLPVLDRVKSRGLLSTKKLHALTEQLVGRFAVKVADPYAPVSHLSGGNQQKVVVAKWINTEPRILVMDEPTSGVDIGTKTEILDIVRSFASQGNAVLFISSELPELLAVADRIVVMRSGRSVQELTQADVASEEQLQLIIQGAPA, from the coding sequence ATGGCTGACACGGACGGCGAAACACCCGCAGTTCGGATGAGGGCGATCGTCAAGAACTTCGGACCGGTCGAGGTGCTCAAGTCCGTGGACATGGACATCATTGCGGGCGAGGTCCACGCGCTGGCCGGCGAGAACGGCGCGGGCAAGTCCACCCTGATGAAGGTGCTCCAAGGTGTTCATCCGATCACCTCGGGCACCATCGCGGTGAACGGCGAGCCGGTTGACATCCGCAGCACTGCTGACGCAGAGCGCGCAGGCATCGGGATGGTCTTCCAGGAGTTCAGCCTCATCCCCAGCATGACGGTGGCGCAGAACATCTTCCTGAACCGTGAATTCAGGGGAGTGGGCGGCATGGTCGATGACCGCGCTGCCGAACGAGCGGCGAAGGACATATTCGACGGCCTAGGCGTCACGATCGACCCACGCTCCAGGGTCGAAGACCTCGGAACGGCCTATTGGCAGCTCGTCGAGATTGCCAAAGCCATCGCCAAGAAGGCGAGTGTTCTTGTGATGGATGAGCCCACTGCAAGCCTCGCCAAGCATGAAGTCGAAAACCTGTTCGCCCTGATCCACACCTTGAAGAATCGCGGGATCGCGGTCGTCTACATCTCGCATCGCATGGACGAGATCCGGCGCATCGCAGATCGCATCACCGTCCTCCGTGACGGCCGTGTTGTGCTTGCCTCGGCCGTGGCCGAATTGAGCGCGGCAAAGATCATCGAAGCGATCATCGGCCGACGGCTCGCCTCCGATCTCGTGTACCAGGACCGAGGGCTCGATGACGAGGCGCCCGTGCTGCTGGAGGCGAAGGACATCGCTAGCAACACGATCCTGGAGTCCGTGTCGCTCACCATCCGGGCGGGCGAAATTGTGGGGCTCGCAGGCCTGATGGGGAGTGGACGAACGGAGTTCGCCCGCGTTGTGGCGGGGATGGACCGGCCGTCTCGTGGGCACCTGGCGATCGACGGCGTCGAGGTGCGCTTCGCGTCACCCCTGTCTGCGCAGGAGGCCGGTGTCGCACTCATCCCCGAAGATCGGCGCGAGCAAGGCCTGGTACTCGAGCACTCCGTGTCAGACAACCTGACGTTGCCGGTACTCGACCGCGTGAAGTCCCGCGGCCTGCTGTCGACAAAGAAGCTCCACGCACTCACGGAGCAACTCGTCGGGCGGTTTGCCGTGAAGGTCGCCGATCCGTACGCCCCGGTGAGCCACCTCTCGGGGGGCAACCAGCAGAAGGTCGTGGTGGCGAAATGGATTAACACCGAGCCGCGAATCCTGGTGATGGACGAGCCCACCTCGGGCGTCGACATCGGCACCAAGACGGAGATTCTCGACATCGTGCGTTCCTTCGCCTCTCAAGGAAATGCGGTCCTCTTCATCTCCTCTGAACTCCCGGAACTGTTGGCGGTCGCAGACCGGATCGTCGTAATGCGATCGGGACGCTCAGTTCAAGAACTCACCCAAGCTGACGTCGCAAGCGAGGAACAGCTTCAACTCATTATCCAAGGAGCCCCAGCATGA
- a CDS encoding Gfo/Idh/MocA family oxidoreductase — MTARAVLRSGIIGTGFMGQVHTRAVRSNGGIMVAYAGRDLVRTRNAADEENVPLALTPDELIERPDIDLVHICTPNAHHLPLALAAISAGKHVICEKPLALTLDDAVRLADAARDAGVVAAVPFIYRFYPTVREVRARLAETSERIWLAHGHYLQDWLSDQSSYNWRVADGDSRAFADIGVHWCDLFEFMSGHRIQRLIALQPRLHDTRYTEHGEVPVSTEDGVTMLFQTDKGATGSVAISQATPGRKNRLWLSLDGAQHSYAFDQENPNDLWTGSTVGVSVLLKGQETLNHEAAKSYVTVPSGHPQGYQDCFSLFMRDVTRTIEGQQVPGLPTFSDGVRAAALTEAVIASARSGGWVDVAPTRHLELIRS; from the coding sequence GTGACAGCCCGCGCCGTTCTCCGCAGCGGCATCATTGGAACAGGTTTCATGGGGCAGGTCCACACTCGCGCAGTGCGGTCGAACGGCGGCATCATGGTTGCGTACGCCGGCCGTGATCTCGTTCGTACCCGCAACGCAGCAGATGAGGAAAATGTGCCCCTCGCGCTGACGCCGGACGAACTGATCGAGCGCCCCGACATTGATCTCGTGCACATCTGCACGCCGAACGCACACCACCTGCCCCTCGCTCTCGCCGCGATCTCCGCGGGAAAGCACGTGATCTGCGAGAAGCCACTCGCCCTCACGTTGGATGACGCCGTGCGCCTGGCGGATGCGGCACGCGACGCGGGCGTGGTGGCGGCAGTGCCGTTCATCTACCGTTTCTATCCCACCGTGCGCGAGGTGCGAGCTCGTCTTGCTGAAACCAGTGAGCGTATCTGGCTCGCGCACGGGCACTACCTGCAGGACTGGCTTTCGGACCAGTCGAGTTACAACTGGCGTGTGGCAGACGGGGACTCTCGCGCCTTCGCGGACATCGGCGTGCACTGGTGTGACCTCTTCGAGTTCATGTCTGGCCACCGTATTCAGCGCCTGATCGCGCTTCAGCCGCGGCTGCACGACACTCGGTATACCGAGCACGGTGAGGTTCCGGTGTCGACTGAGGATGGCGTCACCATGCTGTTTCAGACCGACAAGGGAGCAACTGGCTCGGTCGCCATCTCGCAAGCGACACCGGGACGCAAGAACCGGCTCTGGCTGTCGCTCGACGGCGCGCAGCATTCGTATGCCTTCGACCAGGAGAACCCGAACGACCTGTGGACCGGTTCAACGGTCGGAGTCTCGGTGCTCTTGAAGGGGCAGGAGACGTTGAACCATGAGGCAGCGAAGTCCTATGTGACGGTACCTTCCGGACATCCGCAGGGCTATCAAGACTGCTTCTCCCTCTTCATGCGTGACGTCACGAGGACGATTGAAGGGCAGCAGGTCCCGGGACTGCCCACCTTCAGCGATGGAGTACGCGCCGCCGCCTTGACGGAGGCAGTGATTGCCTCTGCACGGTCCGGTGGATGGGTCGATGTCGCGCCGACGCGACACCTCGAGCTCATACGGAGCTAG